One window of Nocardia nova SH22a genomic DNA carries:
- a CDS encoding glycogen debranching N-terminal domain-containing protein — protein sequence MTGPSPLNAGEPALLNGSVTLVEGSTFCLSDRVGDVESGTSQGLFYRDARVVSRWELRVDGQRLEPLSVLSPEAFTARFILRRPPRSGAADSSLLVVRERLVADGMRETIVLENLGREPTAVVLELRADADFVDLFAVKEGRAGHGRAETLVTDNELLLNDRSDRARGLAISSSELPMILPGSLTWRIVVPATGRWQTEVLAQPTVANQRVNVALRPGEHYRSSEPGRKMAAWRDTATKLTTGDAQLTAILQRTESDLGALQIREERRHRTFVAAGAPWFMTLFGRDSLLTAWMALPLDSSLALGTMQQLAEMQGQQVDALTEEEPGRIMHEIRRGPSGGLALGGEVYYGTVDATPLFVMLLAETRRWGASPEAVQTLLPAADAALDWISHFGDRDGDGFVEYQRATDRGLINQGWKDSFDGINDATGHLAQAPIALCEVQSYVYAAMLARAELAEEFGQAHKAAKWRDRAAELRTKFAESFWMPEKGWYAIALDGRKQRVDALTSNVGHCMWSGIVPDEHAEQLIHHLSTAEMDSGFGLRTLSSGMGAFNPMSYHNGSVWPHDTAIAVAGLLRYRHIPGAVDLATRLTNGLLDAASAFGGRLPELFCGFQRTRFSAPVPYPTSCSPQAWASAAPLLLVRSFLGLDPDVPHRTVTVLPHLPRRWGRVELTDLRLGGNTVDIAVDGDHVAATNLPEDWHLITH from the coding sequence ATGACCGGCCCGTCCCCACTGAACGCCGGAGAACCGGCACTGCTGAACGGTTCGGTGACGCTGGTGGAGGGTAGTACCTTCTGCCTGTCCGACCGGGTCGGCGACGTCGAGTCCGGAACCTCCCAGGGCCTGTTCTATCGCGACGCCCGCGTCGTGTCGCGCTGGGAACTGCGGGTGGACGGTCAGCGCCTGGAACCGCTGTCGGTGCTGAGTCCGGAGGCGTTCACCGCGCGGTTCATCCTGCGGCGCCCGCCGCGGTCGGGTGCGGCCGATTCCAGTCTGCTGGTGGTGCGGGAACGGCTGGTCGCCGACGGTATGCGCGAGACGATCGTGCTGGAGAACCTCGGCCGCGAACCCACGGCCGTCGTTCTGGAGTTGCGCGCCGACGCCGATTTCGTGGACCTGTTCGCGGTCAAGGAGGGGCGGGCCGGGCACGGCCGCGCCGAAACCCTGGTGACCGACAACGAGCTGCTGCTCAACGATCGCTCCGATCGTGCTCGTGGCCTGGCGATTTCGTCCTCGGAGCTGCCGATGATCCTGCCCGGTTCGCTGACCTGGCGCATCGTGGTTCCGGCCACCGGCCGGTGGCAGACCGAGGTCCTGGCCCAGCCCACGGTCGCCAATCAGCGGGTGAATGTCGCACTGCGGCCCGGCGAGCACTATCGCAGTAGCGAACCGGGTCGCAAGATGGCGGCCTGGCGCGATACCGCCACCAAACTCACCACCGGTGATGCGCAGCTCACCGCGATTCTGCAGCGCACCGAGAGCGATCTGGGCGCCCTGCAGATCCGGGAGGAACGGCGGCACCGGACCTTCGTCGCCGCGGGCGCGCCCTGGTTCATGACGTTGTTCGGCCGCGACTCGCTGCTCACCGCCTGGATGGCGCTGCCGCTGGATTCCTCACTGGCGCTGGGAACCATGCAGCAGCTCGCGGAGATGCAGGGCCAGCAGGTCGACGCCCTCACCGAGGAGGAGCCCGGCCGGATCATGCACGAGATCCGGCGCGGTCCCTCCGGCGGCCTGGCGCTCGGTGGTGAGGTGTATTACGGAACCGTCGACGCCACACCGCTTTTCGTGATGTTGCTGGCCGAGACCAGGCGGTGGGGCGCCTCACCGGAGGCGGTGCAGACCTTGCTGCCCGCCGCGGACGCCGCCCTGGACTGGATATCGCATTTCGGTGATCGCGACGGTGACGGCTTCGTCGAATATCAGCGGGCCACCGACCGCGGCCTGATCAATCAGGGCTGGAAGGACAGCTTCGACGGCATCAACGACGCCACCGGCCATCTGGCGCAGGCGCCCATCGCGCTGTGCGAGGTGCAGAGTTACGTCTACGCCGCCATGCTGGCCCGCGCCGAACTCGCCGAGGAATTCGGCCAGGCCCACAAGGCCGCCAAATGGCGCGACCGGGCCGCGGAACTGCGCACCAAATTCGCCGAGTCCTTCTGGATGCCCGAAAAGGGCTGGTACGCCATCGCATTGGACGGCCGTAAACAGCGTGTGGACGCGCTCACCAGCAATGTCGGCCACTGTATGTGGTCGGGAATCGTGCCGGACGAACATGCCGAACAGCTGATCCACCACCTGTCCACGGCGGAGATGGATTCCGGATTCGGTTTGCGCACACTGTCTTCCGGAATGGGCGCGTTCAATCCGATGAGTTACCACAACGGTTCGGTGTGGCCGCACGACACCGCCATCGCGGTCGCGGGTCTGCTGCGCTACCGCCACATCCCCGGCGCTGTCGATCTGGCCACCCGGCTGACCAACGGATTGCTCGATGCCGCAAGCGCTTTCGGCGGCCGACTGCCGGAGCTGTTCTGCGGCTTCCAGCGCACCCGCTTCTCCGCCCCGGTCCCGTACCCCACCTCCTGCTCACCCCAGGCGTGGGCGAGTGCGGCCCCGCTGCTGCTGGTCCGCTCCTTCCTCGGCCTGGACCCCGACGTCCCGCATCGCACGGTGACCGTTCTCCCGCACCTGCCCCGCAGGTGGGGCCGGGTGGAACTGACCGATCTGCGCCTGGGCGGCAACACGGTCGACATCGCGGTGGACGGCGACCACGTGGCCGCCACCAACCTCCCGGAGGACTGGCACCTGATCACCCACTGA
- a CDS encoding M13 family metallopeptidase → MTSSGRDLQLGRRSFLIALGAVPVAAALAACNSDDAKPKPLTGPDLSGADNAIRPQDDLYRNINGTWLRTYQLPPDKTSFGTFTEVSDRIEGQLREVIDDIHNPEDGSEGQQIRDLYDARMDEATLEKLGVTPLQPLFERIDGAATKADLAKVMGGLPLGGLIGLSLGIDRDDSNAYLPEIDQSGLGMSEQYYRKPEFAERLAAYQTLLHKLAAGGGLPDPDGAAERTLDLEKRISDGFWDNVRTRDADATYNLMPWDGIKKSAPGFDWDPWLAGSTERPKELFAKIVVSEPSYLTTAGQLWGEVDINTWREWLKLGLLRKYAKYMNKALSDANFDYLKATSGIQQRPELWKSAVGVVDASLGEQLGKLYVAKYFPPQAKKRAEELVGNLMAAYRENFRNSSWMSPQTREASIAKLDKITSKIGYPDKWIDYSKLKVTRGKLVESLLAIEAFESKRSMDKLGKPVDKSEWAMSPQTVNAYYQPTSNSINFPAAILQAPFFDQNAQPAVNYGAIGAVIGHEIGHGFDDQGSKYDGEGNRKDWWTPQDQAAFQAKTKQLIDQYNVLVPEGLPPNEHVNGELTVGENLADLRGLMISLAAFRIEEGKNGRANPDYTPMFQSWGRNWREKQDPKSLEQQIATDPHSPSEFRCNQVVRNLPEFYATFGVKEGDKLFLPEDQRVSL, encoded by the coding sequence GTGACATCGTCCGGTCGCGACCTCCAGTTGGGTCGCCGCTCGTTCCTGATCGCGCTCGGTGCGGTGCCGGTGGCCGCCGCACTGGCGGCCTGCAACAGTGACGACGCGAAACCGAAACCGCTCACCGGGCCGGATCTGTCCGGTGCGGACAATGCGATACGCCCGCAGGACGACCTGTACCGCAATATCAACGGCACCTGGCTGCGGACCTATCAGCTACCGCCGGACAAGACCTCCTTCGGCACCTTCACCGAGGTGTCCGACCGGATCGAGGGGCAGCTGCGCGAGGTCATCGACGACATCCACAATCCGGAGGACGGCTCCGAGGGACAGCAGATCCGCGACCTCTACGACGCGCGGATGGACGAGGCCACCCTCGAGAAGCTGGGCGTCACCCCGCTGCAACCGCTGTTCGAGCGGATCGACGGCGCGGCGACCAAGGCCGATCTCGCGAAGGTCATGGGCGGGCTGCCGCTGGGCGGGCTGATCGGGCTGAGTCTCGGCATCGACCGCGACGATTCCAACGCCTACCTCCCGGAGATCGATCAGTCGGGCCTGGGCATGAGCGAGCAGTACTACCGCAAGCCCGAATTCGCGGAGCGCCTCGCCGCCTACCAGACCCTGCTGCACAAACTGGCGGCCGGCGGCGGCCTGCCCGATCCGGACGGCGCCGCCGAGCGCACCCTCGACCTGGAGAAGCGGATCTCCGACGGATTCTGGGACAACGTCCGGACCCGCGACGCGGACGCCACCTACAACCTGATGCCCTGGGACGGCATCAAGAAATCGGCGCCGGGTTTCGACTGGGATCCGTGGCTGGCCGGCAGCACCGAACGACCCAAGGAACTGTTCGCCAAGATCGTGGTCAGCGAACCCTCCTACCTCACCACCGCGGGGCAACTGTGGGGTGAGGTGGACATCAACACCTGGCGAGAGTGGTTGAAGCTCGGCCTGCTTCGCAAATACGCGAAGTACATGAACAAGGCGCTCTCGGACGCCAATTTCGATTACCTCAAGGCCACCAGCGGGATTCAGCAGCGTCCCGAACTGTGGAAGTCGGCGGTCGGGGTGGTCGACGCCAGCCTCGGCGAGCAGCTGGGCAAGCTGTATGTGGCGAAATACTTTCCACCGCAGGCCAAGAAGCGAGCCGAGGAGCTGGTCGGCAATCTGATGGCGGCCTACCGCGAGAACTTCCGCAACTCGTCGTGGATGTCACCCCAGACCCGCGAGGCATCGATCGCCAAGCTGGACAAGATCACCTCGAAGATCGGTTACCCGGACAAGTGGATCGATTATTCGAAGTTGAAGGTGACCCGCGGCAAACTGGTCGAATCCCTGCTCGCGATCGAGGCGTTCGAGAGCAAGCGGTCGATGGACAAACTCGGCAAGCCGGTCGACAAATCCGAATGGGCCATGTCACCACAGACCGTCAACGCCTACTACCAGCCCACCTCCAACTCGATCAATTTCCCGGCGGCGATCCTGCAGGCTCCGTTCTTCGATCAGAACGCCCAGCCCGCGGTGAACTACGGCGCGATCGGCGCGGTCATCGGACACGAGATCGGGCACGGCTTCGATGATCAGGGCTCGAAGTACGACGGCGAAGGCAACCGCAAGGACTGGTGGACCCCCCAGGACCAGGCGGCGTTCCAGGCCAAGACCAAACAGCTCATCGACCAGTACAACGTTCTCGTCCCCGAGGGCCTGCCGCCGAACGAACACGTCAACGGCGAACTGACCGTCGGCGAGAACCTGGCCGATCTGCGCGGACTGATGATCTCGCTGGCCGCCTTCCGCATCGAGGAGGGCAAGAACGGGCGCGCCAATCCCGACTACACACCGATGTTCCAGTCCTGGGGCCGCAACTGGCGGGAGAAGCAGGACCCGAAATCGCTCGAACAGCAGATCGCCACCGATCCGCACTCCCCCAGCGAATTCCGCTGCAACCAGGTGGTCCGCAATCTGCCGGAGTTCTACGCGACCTTCGGGGTCAAGGAGGGCGACAAGCTGTTCCTGCCCGAGGACCAGCGCGTGAGCCTGTAG
- the rplN gene encoding 50S ribosomal protein L14, whose protein sequence is MIQQESRLRVADNTGAKEILCIRVLGGSSRRYAGIGDVIVATVKDAIPGGNVKKGDVVKAVVVRTVKERRRPDGSYIKFDENAAVLIKPDNDPRGTRIFGPVGRELRDKRFMKIVSLAPEVL, encoded by the coding sequence GTGATTCAGCAGGAGTCGCGGCTGCGCGTCGCCGACAACACGGGTGCCAAGGAGATTCTGTGCATCCGCGTGCTCGGCGGTTCGTCGCGCCGCTATGCCGGTATCGGCGATGTCATCGTCGCCACCGTCAAGGACGCGATCCCCGGCGGCAACGTCAAGAAGGGTGATGTCGTCAAGGCGGTCGTCGTGCGCACCGTCAAGGAGCGTCGTCGTCCGGACGGTTCGTACATCAAGTTCGACGAGAACGCCGCGGTGCTGATCAAGCCGGACAACGATCCGCGCGGCACCCGCATCTTCGGCCCCGTCGGCCGTGAGCTGCGTGACAAGCGTTTCATGAAGATCGTTTCGCTGGCCCCGGAGGTGCTCTGA
- the rplX gene encoding 50S ribosomal protein L24, with translation MKVHKGDTVIVVSGKDKGAKGKVIQAYPATEKVLVEGVNRIKKHIANSANQRGASSGGIVTQEAPIHVSNVMVVDSDGKPTRVGYRTDENGKRVRISRRNGKDI, from the coding sequence ATGAAGGTGCACAAGGGCGACACCGTGATCGTCGTCTCGGGTAAGGACAAGGGCGCCAAGGGCAAGGTCATCCAGGCCTACCCGGCGACCGAGAAGGTCCTGGTCGAGGGCGTGAACCGGATCAAGAAGCACATCGCGAACTCCGCGAACCAGCGCGGCGCCAGCTCCGGCGGCATCGTGACCCAGGAAGCGCCCATCCACGTCTCGAACGTGATGGTTGTCGATTCCGACGGCAAGCCGACCCGGGTGGGTTACCGCACCGACGAGAACGGCAAGCGGGTGCGCATCTCCCGTCGCAACGGGAAGGACATCTGA
- the rplE gene encoding 50S ribosomal protein L5, translating to MTTAENIQPRLKLRYRAEIKDALNSEFDYANVMQIPGVVKVVVNMGVGDAARDAKLINGAVNDLALITGQKPEIRKARKSIAQFKLREGMPIGARVTLRGDRMWEFLDRLVSIALPRIRDFRGLSPKQFDGNGNYTFGLSEQSMFHEIDVDSIDRPRGMDITVVTTATNDEEGRALLKHLGFPFKEN from the coding sequence ATGACCACCGCAGAGAACATTCAGCCTCGCCTCAAGCTCCGCTACCGCGCGGAGATCAAGGACGCGCTGAACAGCGAGTTCGACTACGCCAACGTGATGCAGATCCCGGGCGTGGTGAAGGTCGTCGTCAACATGGGTGTCGGTGACGCCGCCCGCGACGCCAAGCTGATCAACGGCGCCGTCAACGACCTGGCCCTGATCACCGGCCAGAAGCCGGAGATCCGTAAGGCTCGTAAGTCCATCGCGCAGTTCAAGCTGCGTGAGGGTATGCCGATCGGTGCGCGTGTCACCCTGCGTGGCGACCGCATGTGGGAGTTCCTGGACCGTCTGGTGTCCATCGCGCTGCCGCGTATCCGCGACTTCCGCGGTCTGTCGCCGAAGCAGTTCGACGGCAACGGCAACTACACGTTCGGCCTCAGCGAGCAGTCGATGTTCCACGAGATCGACGTGGACTCCATCGACCGCCCGCGCGGTATGGACATCACCGTCGTGACCACGGCGACCAACGATGAGGAGGGCCGCGCCCTGCTCAAGCACCTCGGCTTCCCGTTCAAGGAGAACTGA
- a CDS encoding type Z 30S ribosomal protein S14, giving the protein MAKKALVNKAAAKPKFAVRGYTRCQRCGRPRAVYRKFGLCRVCVREMAHRGELPGVHKSSW; this is encoded by the coding sequence ATGGCTAAGAAAGCTCTCGTCAACAAAGCCGCCGCGAAGCCGAAGTTCGCCGTTCGTGGCTACACCCGCTGCCAGCGCTGCGGCCGCCCCCGCGCGGTCTACCGCAAGTTCGGCCTGTGCCGCGTCTGCGTCCGCGAGATGGCGCACCGCGGTGAGCTGCCGGGCGTGCACAAGAGCTCCTGGTGA
- a CDS encoding DUF2247 family protein yields the protein MSDKLVQFHLPASFIGSRARLTPGELQYGYRNDWLSAEDVVRIATEYVVPETDSLKAVEALSLLLSDELDRVPELVEQLTADVESVWTYLAVAWVYEHPADFDDNPIQAVEMLYADFGCPAEMEPFVPFMPPPPGGKPGPEGLDERLRSYLTESWDRFKTARIQD from the coding sequence ATGAGCGATAAACTTGTGCAGTTTCATCTTCCGGCCTCTTTCATCGGTTCCCGGGCCAGGCTGACCCCCGGAGAGCTGCAATACGGTTATCGAAATGATTGGCTTTCGGCCGAGGATGTCGTTCGGATCGCCACGGAATACGTGGTGCCGGAAACGGACTCGTTGAAAGCGGTGGAGGCGTTGTCGCTCCTGCTGTCCGACGAGTTGGATCGTGTTCCGGAGTTGGTCGAGCAGCTGACCGCCGACGTCGAATCGGTGTGGACATACCTTGCCGTGGCATGGGTTTACGAACACCCCGCAGACTTCGACGACAATCCGATCCAAGCAGTCGAAATGCTGTACGCGGACTTCGGCTGTCCGGCCGAAATGGAGCCGTTTGTTCCATTCATGCCGCCGCCTCCGGGTGGAAAGCCGGGCCCCGAGGGCCTGGACGAGCGGCTGAGAAGCTACCTGACGGAAAGCTGGGATCGCTTCAAGACGGCTCGAATTCAGGATTGA
- a CDS encoding thioesterase family protein produces MTAFYLTDSSDPGLYHPTEFTRGPWSPDAQHGGAPSALLGHVIEQCEPRPRCRVGRVTVEFLGPVPIAPLRAEAHVTRAAPRVGAPGRAVELIEATLSSDRGPVLKASAWRLGPGEAELDLPSEASAVDTHPGPHTVTPKPDHRFPSNQPVGFHTGVEYRFVSGAFLTPGPAVCWIRLRYPIVAGTSLTPLQRVLAAADFGNGVSSVLAWDRYFFINTDLTVSLHREPVGEWICLDATTYPGPGGIGLAESRLFDHKGPIGRSTQTLLLGTR; encoded by the coding sequence ATGACCGCGTTCTACCTGACCGACTCGTCGGATCCGGGTCTGTACCACCCCACCGAGTTCACCCGCGGGCCTTGGTCACCGGACGCTCAGCACGGCGGGGCACCGTCGGCGTTGCTGGGCCATGTGATCGAGCAATGCGAGCCGCGGCCGCGGTGCCGGGTCGGGCGGGTGACAGTTGAATTTCTCGGGCCGGTGCCTATCGCGCCGCTACGTGCCGAAGCACACGTCACGCGGGCCGCACCGCGTGTCGGTGCCCCTGGGCGCGCTGTCGAATTGATCGAGGCGACACTGAGTTCCGATCGGGGGCCCGTGCTGAAGGCGTCCGCTTGGCGGCTCGGCCCGGGAGAAGCGGAACTCGACCTGCCGAGCGAGGCGTCGGCAGTGGACACCCACCCCGGTCCGCACACCGTGACCCCGAAACCGGACCACCGCTTCCCCAGTAATCAGCCGGTCGGATTCCATACCGGAGTCGAGTACCGATTCGTCTCCGGCGCCTTCCTGACGCCGGGCCCGGCCGTGTGCTGGATTCGCTTGCGCTACCCGATCGTGGCCGGCACCTCGCTGACCCCGCTGCAGCGAGTCCTCGCCGCCGCCGACTTCGGCAACGGCGTCAGCTCCGTCCTGGCATGGGACCGATACTTCTTCATCAACACCGACCTCACGGTATCGCTGCACCGTGAGCCGGTTGGTGAATGGATCTGCCTGGACGCGACCACCTACCCCGGTCCCGGCGGCATCGGACTGGCCGAATCGCGCCTGTTCGACCACAAGGGCCCGATCGGACGCAGCACACAAACCCTGCTGCTCGGTACCCGCTGA